The proteins below come from a single Triticum aestivum cultivar Chinese Spring chromosome 5D, IWGSC CS RefSeq v2.1, whole genome shotgun sequence genomic window:
- the LOC123119413 gene encoding stomatal closure-related actin-binding protein 1, with protein MTWAATLDYGRKTKNEDIRPGPLRPANIIRNKFPTYKNGSNGIVIKLADGPEVPPLKEVVAKETEELLDRRQRFSVRELAMKFEKGLNTATLLSKEVKWRQVALLERDILLKNLKSVLESLRGQVTGKTKDEIEESISMVEILAVQLSKREAELIQQKTEVTELAKSLKLASEDAKRIVEEERVNANTEVESARSAVQRVQEALQEHEKMSKRTGKQDMEELKKEVRVARRIKMLHCPSKAMDLENEIKTLRKTFTEKSVDCVNLLKELELHKRLKGNDIPVFDLEGLQCLGSMLHIVCQNGTPMDFSNISVQWFRIHPKESNKEIISGATRPAYAPEPNDVGRYMQAEINFGGETAIAKTAGLVDPDAGLVDYVETLVRKPETEFNVVVLQLNGIDQPKEAVHVLNVGRLRMRLSKGKTVVAKEFYSSSMQLCGVRGGGEAASQAMFWRPRSDLSFAVAFETARERNAAIMLARRFAIDCNIILAGPGDKTPW; from the exons ATGACCTGGGCAGCAACTCTTGATTATGGGCGCAAGACAAAGAATGAGGACATACGACCAGGGCCACTGCGTCCAGCAAATATCATAAGAAACAAATTTCCTACCTACAAGAATGGTTCAAACGGCATTGTGATCAAGCTGGCAGATGGCCCAGAAGTGCCGCCTCTCAAGGAGGTTGTTGCTAAGGAGACGGAGGAACTGCTTGATCGCCGTCAGCGCTTCTCAGTCCGTGAGCTTGCAATGAAGTTTGAGAAGGGACTCAACACTGCCACTCTGTTGTCTAAAGAG GTTAAATGGAGACAAGTGGCTTTGTTGGAGCGAGACATTCTCCTGAAAAATCTAAAGAGTGTATTGGAGTCACTGAGAGGTCAAGTCACGGGCAAAACTAAGGACGAAATTGAGGAGTCTATTTCTATG GTGGAAATTCTTGCAGTTCAGCTCTCCAAAAGAGAAGCTGAGTTGATTCAACAAAAAACAGAGGTCACAGAATTAGCGAAATCATTAAAGCTG GCTTCTGAAGATGCCAAgagaattgttgaagaagaaagagttAATGCCAATACGGAGGTAGAGAGTGCTAGGTCTGCAGTTCAAAGAGTTCAAGAAGCACTTCAGGAGcatgaaaagatgtccaaaagAACTGGGAAGCAA GATATGGAGGAACTAAAGAAAGAAGTTAGAGTGGCCAGGAGAATAAAAATGCTGCATTGCCCTAGCAAG GCAATGGATCTGGAAAATGAAATCAAAACTTTACGTAAGACGTTCACTGAGAAGTCCGTGGATTGTGTCAATCTTTTGAAAGAG TTGGAACTGCACAAAAGACTAAAAGGAAACGACATTCCCGTGTTTGATTTGGAGGGTCTCCAGTGCTTAGGTTCAATGCTACACATAGTTTGTCAGAACGGTACTCCCATGGATTTCTCAAATATTTCGGTCCAGTGGTTCCGGATACACCCAAAAGAAAGCAACAAAGAGATTATTTCAG GTGCCACAAGACCAGCATATGCTCCAGAGCCAAATGATGTTGGACGTTACATGCAAGCTGAAATCAATTTTGGGGGTGAAACTGCAATAGCAAAGACAGCTGGGCTAGTAGACCCTG ATGCTGGACTGGTGGATTATGTAGAGACACTCGTAAGAAAACCTGAAACTGAGTTCAAT GTTGTTGTGCTTCAGTTGAATGGAATTGATCAGCCGAAAGAGGCTGTTCATGTTCTCAATGTGGGGAGATTGCGGATGAGACTTTCAAAAGGGAAGACAGTGGTCGCCAAAGAATTCTATTCCTCATCGATGCAG CtatgtggtgttcgaggtggcggGGAAGCAGCCTCACAGGCGATGTTTTGGCGGCCCCGGAGTGACCTCAGCTTCGCCGTTGCCTTCGAAACAGCGAGAGAGCGGAACGCCGCCATCATGCTGGCGCGGCGATTCGCCATTGATTGCAAT ATCATCCTTGCAGGTCCGGGTGACAAGACTCCCTGGTGA